GCGAGTGTCTGCAGGGTCTGGATGCAGGAAAGGAATTCTGATCTGTGGAAGTCTATCTTCCCTGTGTGGGTCCTGCACTACATGTCCAAACCCTAAAGTGGGATGTAATGCAGAGTGGGACACAGGCACAGCCCAGGCCTAACAATCCTGTGTGTGTGAAGTAGAACTGACCTCCCAACACCCAGAGGTCATGGGGAATCACTCACGATGTACGCTGAATTGGCCAGTTACTTCTTCATTCACAAGATTTAGCGTTATGACTTGTAGGGTGTAGGATCCTGTGTCATTTCTGGTGACGTTCTGCATCAGCAGGGTTGCATTGGGGTATATTGTCTCTCGACCGCTGTCTGCAGGCCCTGAGATATTTACTTGAGTTGCTATTACATATCCTATAATTCGACGATTGGCGTCCACCGTTTCCCCTTTGTACCAGTTGTAGCCAAGAGGGTCCTGGGGCAGATTGTGGACAAGTAGAAGAACTTCTTTCCCCTCTGCAGCATTGGATGGCACAGCTTCAATAGTGAGCTGGGCAGTGGTGGGTGGGTTCCAGAAGGTGAAAAGTGAGGCTAGGATGGGGTAGAGAACATCAATCAATATTACAACCTGTGTATTGGGAGTGGAAAAATGGGGACTTCTGCTTTGGAGTTTGtggttgtgggtgtgtgtgtgtgtgtgtgtgtgtgtgtgtgtgtgtgtgtcccctaCTGAGTCAAGGTCAGCAGCCCCCATTTCTTCAACACCTCTGACCTTAGCATTTCCCTGTGTGAAATCCTCTTCTTCAGGGTTCTTCGCGgctccctccacactgccctcAGGTCCTGCTCACATCAGGTGTTTTGGGAGACCCTTTCCCTGACACCTCCTCTGGAGACCCTGGGTCTTCcctttctgacctttccctgctGTGTTCCTTCCAGGGCTCTTGTCAGCACCTGACCTCACATTCTAGATCTCTTTGTGTGTCTGTCTTCCTCCCCAGGAGAGTgtgagctctgtgagggcagggacttgTGTGATGTTGGCTGCACCCCAGTGCCTGGGACAGGCTGCAGACTCCTGTGGATGAGTTCATGAGCATTCCCAGGGCCCTCTGCTTGCTGGGGTTTATTTGCCAATGTCTGACATTGTTGGCTAAGGGCAATGTTTCATACCCTGGTTATGCTTTTATTTGAAGTGTCATCTGGTAtggttattattatcatttttcaaatTGTAGCAGCCAGTGATGATTAACCAGGAATATGGAACACTTGAGATGTTCCTGCCTCTCACCAATTCCAGTTCAATGTGATTTCCCTGTTGTGACCCCTGCCCCTCTCTTGTGTCCTCTCCTCTGTTAAGGCTCCAACAGAAGCCTTCTGTCCCCTCTCAGAGCCCCGTCCTCCCCAGGAGACCCCAGCCAGTCACTGTGCTTCCTCCTCCTGTCCTCTCCCAGGAAGTCCTCTCCTCACCTGTGAGCAGCAGCCCCTGCCAGGGGATGCACCATCTGCAGGGAGGGGCTGAAATGGGCCCCATGGTCTCTGCTGCCTGTGTGGTCTCCTCTATGGAGATAAGCCTGGGAtccagaaactttctgagcacgGCTGTCAGCTGTGCTGTCCTTCCTCCTCCTGTGCTGAGCCTCTTTCCGGGGCAGGAGCACTTCTCAGGCTCATGGGCGGGGTCTGTGCCCAGGACacctctctgtcccctcccctctcagTCCTGCCTCCTTGTCCCtcctttccctttattttctgtctttgtttcagGCCCCTGGGAATTGCTGAGGCCTCTGCCTCCTTCAGCAGTGATTCTCTCACCCAACCTCTACACACACTAtgcccagacacacacacacacacagacaaacacacagagacacacacacagacacacacagacacacacacacacacaaagagacacacacagacacacagtcacacatacaCCCTGTAGGTTGGGTGAGCACAGCCGTGGACCCTCAGCGTCCTGCAGCCCATGTCTCCAGGTCGGGTGCACAGTCGCTTCCCCTGCCCTCTCCCATCCCCATCTGACTCTTCCCATCAGATCAGGAGGTCGGGGCTCCGCAAGGACCCTGTCACAGGGACACGACCACTGAGCTTTGGGGAGGTGGGTGCTCACTGGTGAGAGGGAGGATCCCTCTCTCTCATTGTGTCAAGCTTGGTTGCAGCTTCCAAGGATGGACATTCAATGCCCTGGATATCCCAGAGGGAACTGTCCTTACTGGTGGTGTGCAGAGCAAATAATCTCTTACACCTCCCGAGAGAGAGGGCTGTTCTGGTTGGTCAATCGGGGGCTGTGGGCCTAGTGGTCACCAGGGACAGGTATCAGCCATTTTCTTGCTCTCTGGGTTCTGGCAGCTGAGCTGGGGCTTGGGCCTTCCATGTTCTCTCTGACCATCTTGGGTGTCCTCTGTTTTCACCCAGCTGACTGTCCTGTGGTCACCCCACCTTCCCCATGGCTAGTGCAGCAGGAAGTGGGGAGTTGCCCAACGGCCCCACAGGACACTGCTCTCTGAGATCCAGGAGAGGGAGCCTGGGACACAGCAGGGGCTCAGAGCTGGAGAGACTCATCCCAACTTACTCTGCAGCCAGGATAGGCTCAGCCCTCCCCATGCTGACATCCTCTGGGGTCTGTCCTAAGGGTTCGGACCTGGTCAGGCCCCTCTGTGTAGAGGAAGGATGGGCAGTGGCCAGAGAGTCCGTCTGGGGGGGGACGTTGCTCACACCTGAGAGGGCAGGCAGGGATGGGCCATGTTCTGGGAACAAAGAGAGCTCATCCCTTGCCCCCAGGTTGTGTACATGAGAGAGCTCTGTCCTCCCTCCTGGCTTCACGAAGGACAGCAGGGGGCAGGTGGTCACATCCCAGATAGTGCCTGGGCGTGATCATCACATATTCTTCGAGCTTCCTGGGGTGCAGAGGGAAGGTCACAGGGTGCCTGGCTGATTCCCCAGAGGCATTGTGGGCCCTCAGGCAGCTGTGGTTCTGTGTCAGCGCTGGGCTCAGCCTGTCATGCCCTAGAGAACAGGACAGACAGAGCGGGGGGAGGGCATTTAGGGAGCAGTCACAGAAAGAGTTGATGAGGATGGAAGGAGATCATGAGGTGAAAGCGCCCAGAGTGGCGTTGCGTGCACCAGCGCTGCCCTGGCagacgctttttttttttttttagacggagtctcgctctgttgcccaggctggagtgcagtggcccgatctcggctcactcttagctccgcctcccgggttcacgccattctcctgcctcagcctccctagtagctgggactatgggtgcccgccaccatgcccggctaattttttgtatttttagtagagacggggtttcaccgtgttagccaggatggtctcgatctcctgacctcgtgatccgcccgcctcggcctcccaaagtggctttTTAGCTGGACCCCAGGGAAGGAGTGGGTGTGTGGGGCAGGAGGTGCCTGCAGAGGGAGCGGCCTCATGCTGGCGGCTGCCTGGCTGCAGGGAGGAGCTGACAGAGTCTGTATGGGGAGCTTGGAGGGTAAGGAGGACGTGGGCTGGGGTGCCCTGTGAAGGTGGACCCTGCTTGGCTGTGGGTTCTGCTGAGGGAGGTCCACAGTCGCTGGGAAGGCTCCAAGCTGGAGGGACTCTGCCGCCCTCTGGTGAACTGGAAGGGAAGTGTGGGTGGCCGcagtcccaggccaggctgcGCGTTTTATTCCACATGGATCTGCACATTTCACGCGAGGTCACCCACATGTTAAGTCAGAGCTCCATCACGTTCCAGCCACGTGAGTCCCAGTTTCTGTGGCTGCAGGTTCACTGTCCTCCCTCTTTCACAATCAGATGTCCCAGACACAGATTTGTGTCACCTGTGagtttgtgtttgtgtgcagTGGGCTGCACTGTGTATGTCCTGGGGCAGTGATGTCTGCGGCTGAGCACTGGTTAGGGGTTTGGGAGCAGAAGAGGGAGGTGCAGGGTGGGAAGATCAGTGTTAGGGGAGCAGAGAGGGAGCAGGGACAAGTCATCTTTATTTCTTACTCCCAGGGGACCAGAACTCAGGACCCTGACTCTAGGGCTCAGCACCACACCCTGTTAGTGTCCCTGGGTGTCGTGAGTGCTCATAATTTTATGTTGCCTtggatttttttaagttgtaagtTTAAGTGCCTTATATCAGAGGCAGGGCTTGGTCACCATGACAGTTTTCAATACTGTACCCGGTCCAAATGGCTCCAGTTGGTGGCCAGAGATAAAATCTTAGAGACATCTCTCCTGCTTAATGTGTTGGGCTCCCCTCTCTCCAGCTGGTTCTTTTAAAAGGACAATTCTGAcatgttttttcttaaatttaaagcTCTCAGTCACAGCGTGATCTCCTGGCCCCAGTGCCTGCTTTAAACGAACTCAGTCAATCTGTTTGCTGGAAACCTGTCAGATAGCATCCTGGCCCCAGTAAAGCCAAGATCCACAggtcccttttctttcttcctctctttcttcctctttccttcctctctttccttccttccttccttccttccttccttccttccttccttccttccttccttccttccttccttccttccttccttccttccttccttccttctttccttccttcctaccctccctccctccctccctctctctttctctccctccctccctccctccctctctctctctctttctttcttttctttctttcttagacggagtctcactctatcaccaggctggactgcagtggcatgatctcagcttatcacaacctcagcctcttgggttcaagtgattctcctgcctcagcctcctgggtagctgggactacaggcacgtgccaccacgcctggctaattttcgtatttttagtatagatggggtttcaccatgttggccaggatggtcttgagctcttgacctcatgatccacccacttcagcctcccaaagtgctgggattacaggcgtgagccaccgcgcccggcccaggtccttttcttttccctgtctGGGCTCCCTCACCTTGGTGTCTGTGGTCTCCAGGTGTGCCGTGTGCCCCCTAGTGTTGGTAAGTAGTAACAACACTTAAACTTTCACATTGTGGTTGTGTCACGGAGCCTCACCTGCCATCCAGCGCCTGACACTGAGGCTGCCCCATGGGACCCGTGCAGGTTGAGCCCCTGCTGGTGCTCTTTTCTTGGGGCCTTTGGTGCTGTTGGGGACAGGAGCTGCCAGCTAACtttttgaagaaactgaagaGTTTTATTTGAAATAGTGGGGTCAGATGATGCATTCCTGGGCTTGGGCTGGTATAACAAACACCGTAGCCTGGGTGACTTAAACAgtagaaatctatttctcacagttctggaggctgggatgtcCAAGGTCAAGGTTCCTGCTGATCCAGTCCTGGTGAAGGACCCCTTGCAGATGCCTGCTTTCTTGCTGTATctgcacatggtaggtgcttgGGAGGGggtggagagacagagaaggagagagaatatTCTCCTGTGCCTTCCtatttttataagggcactaattttATTATGAAACTTCCACCTTGTGACCTAGTCTTACTCTAATTGCTTCCCAAAGACCCTCTTCTCCAAATTCCATCACATTAAGGATAAAGGCTTCAGCAATATTTGGGGGGCACTTTCAGTTTCCAGCAGGGGAGCTGGGAGCTGCTTCTTTTCCCGTTCATGAGACCTGGCTTTCTTTGCTGGGATGGTTTCACACTCACTGTCCCACACTGGGCTGTAGCCCCACAGAGCCTGTTTCCTCCTCACTTCTTCTGCCCATTCCTGGGTTTTTCTTCCTGGGCTACCATCTCCCTGTGGCTTCACCTGCTTCAGTTGCAAGCAGCTGCCCCTAGGTCGCTGCCCTCCTCACCATCTCTGGCCTCACTGGCCTCTGCCATTTTTTCTGAGCCCTGAGCCCAGAGTTCTGAGCCCTGATCCCAGGAAGGGTGAAGCTGGGATGGGCACTGTCCAAGGTGCTGCTCTCTGTGGCCGGCTTAACAGAGAGGCACCCTGATGTGTCACCAAGGAGGAGGCCCTTGAAAAAATCTGTTCTTCAGGGGTACTTGCATCatggtggggttgggggggtAGACACTCTGGAGTGAGCTGGACCCATGAACTGCAGGGACCCTGTTCTGTTTCAGCTACCAGCCCCTCCAGCCCCGTGTTTTTCTCTGTAGCTGATTCTCTGGTGTGATCTCTAAGCCTGTGTTAGTCCTCCTCACAATGGTCAGAGCTGCGTGAGGAGATCTAATGGGGGGTATGTGGCTCATGTGCTCACATAAAGTGTCCGGGGGTCAGGCTTTGTGACCTACCCTGCCCCAACTCCACAGCAAGATCTGAATAGTGCGCCAAGTAAGATAAAGTCAGAATCCATGAGGGAGGGTGAGAATCCTGGCAGTGCTGAGGTCTGTGCCTCCAGCTTAACTCTCAGTTTCTCTGCAAATACACTTATGTTGTGCATCTGCAGTTGGCTGGGCAGTTTCATGTCTCTAAATCCTTGACTCTCTCTGTGGATAAGGTCATGAAGGGTCTGCATATAAGTGTATGAGGGCTATCTGATCAGGGTGGGTATGTTTTACATAGTGGGTTTTCTTCACCAAAGACTTCAAAAAATTGTGGTAGagtgtatatatgtacacttatacatatttatatgtgtaagacaaatatatatttataaatgtatctGTAAATATGCACATTTATAGATGTCTAATGTGCCATTTAAGCCACTTTAAAATGTGCAATCAAATGGAATTAACCACATTCACTATGTTAAATAACCATCACTAgtatttttcctagaaaattttcatcattccaaactgaaactctgtatcttTTAAGCAACAACTCTCTATTTCTTCCACCCTAGACCTTGATTATCTCtagtctgctttctgtctctatgaatttgcctgttcttggggtttctataaatggaatcatacacatatatcattttgtttctggcacatttcacttagcataatgtttccaaggtCCCTGCATGTTCCAGTGGGTGTCAGagcttcattcctctttatggctgattcacattttgtttttatgtatcaCTGTATTTGTTTGTCCATATTCAtgtgttgatggacatttgggttgtctccTTATTTtatctattgtgaataatgctgcaatcaaCACTTCCATCTGAGTACCTGTTTGAGTCCCTGGATTCAATTCTTTGCATATAGAGCTAGGAGTAGGTGTTGTTTCACACAATAATTCTATGATTAGCACTTTGAGGAACAGCATAACTGTCTCTCATAGTGGCTGTACCTTTTTATATTCTCACTAGTAATGTATGAGGATTCCAAATTCTATGTAAGGCTGCCAcatgttatttaacattttaaaagaatgatagCCATTGTTATCACtgtgatatggtatctcattgtggctttgacttTGCAGTTTTCTAATAACTAATGATGCtgagtgtcttttcatgtccttattgactatctgtatttcttcttctccttctccttcttcttctttcttcttctttgttttatttatttatttttttgagatggagtctcgctcttttgcccaggctggagtgcagtggtgcgatctcagctcactgcaacctccacctcctgggttcaagtgattctcctgcctcagcctcccaagtaactgggactacaagtgtgcaccaccaagcccggctattttttgtatttttagtagagatggggtttcaccatgctggccagtctgttctcaaactcctgacctcgtgatctacctgcctcagcctcccaaagtgctgggattacaggtgtgagccactgcacctggcctgtatatCTTCTTGAAGAGATATCTATTTGAGTTTTTTGCCCACTTATAAATGGGgtggtttgtctttttgttattgagttgtagcAGTTCTTTATTTATCCTGGACATGAAGCTCTTCTGTATgtaatttgcaatttttttctcccgttctgtgccttgtcttttcactttcttgataatgtcctttgatgcacaaaaggcTTGCATCTTTATAAAGcttaatttatctgtttttccttGTTGTTGTTCATGCTTTTGTGTCATATCTAACAATCCATTGCCACATTCAAAGTCATCAAGATTTacccctcttttttctttttctttcttaaaaaaatatattttatttacataggtTTTTGAGGGAACAGattggtatttggttacatgagtaagttatttagtggtgatttgtgagattttggtgcacccattacccaagcagtgtacactgaaccgaatttgtagtattttttccctcactcccttcccaccctttttACCTGAATCCCCAAAATCCACTGTGtaattcttatgcctttacagcctcataacttagctcccacttatgaatgagaacatatgatgtttggttttccattcctgagtcacttcacttagaataatagtctccaatcccatccaggttgctgagaatgccattaattcattcctttttatggctgagtagaattccatcatatgtatatacatatatacataccaagtttctttatccactcattgattgatggacatttttgttggttccacatttttgcaattgcaaattgtgctgctataaacatgcatgtgcaagtatcttttttgtataatgacttcttttcttctgggtggatacccaaaagtgggattgctggatcaaatggtagttctacttttagttctttaaggaatctccacactagttttcatagtggttgcactagttcacactcccaccagcagtgtagaagtgttcccttttcacggCATTCAtgccaatatcttttttttttttttattatggccactGTTGTAGGAGAAGGGTGgtgtcacattgtggttttgatttgcatttccctgattgttagtgatgttgagtatttttacgTGTTTGTTGGCCATTGTATATCTTTCTTCAgtaattgtctattcatgtcctttgcccactttttgatgggattgtttgtttgttttttccttgctaATTTGGTTGAGTtcattatagattctggatattagtcctttgtccgatgtatacattgtgaagagtttctcccactctgtgggttgtctgtttactctgctgactgttccttttgtcGTGCaaatgctctttagtttaattaagtcccagctatttatctttgtttttattgcatttgcttttgggttctttgtCATGAACTCTTTCCTAAGCCAATgtttagaagggtttttctgatgttatcttctataatttttatagtttcaggtcttagatgtaagtccttgatccatcttgagttgatttttgtataaggtgagaaatgaggatccactttcattcttctgcatgtggcttgtcagttattccagcaccatttgttgaatagggtgtaaTTTTTCcatgttatatttttgtttgctttgtcaaagatcagttgactgtaagtatttgggtttatttctgggttctctgttctgttctattgtttcatgtgcctatttttataccagtaccatgctgttttggtgactatgactttatagtatagtttgaaatcaggtaatgtgatgcctccagactTGTTCTTTtcgcttagtcttgctttggctatatgggctctttttggttctatatgaattttaggattttttttctagttctgtaaagaataatggtgggtttttttttttttttttttttttttttttttttttttgagacggagtcttgctctgttgcccaggctggagtgcagtggccggatctcggctcactgcaagttccgcctcccgggtttacaccattctcctgcctcagcctcccgagtagctgggactgcaggcacccaccacctcgcccggctagtttttttgtatttttttagtagagacggggtttcaccatgttagccaggatggtctcgatctcctgacctcgtgatccgcccgtctcggcctcccaaagtgctgggattacaggcttgagccactgcgcctggccaatggtggtattttgatgggaattgcatggGATTTATagattacttttggcagtatggtcattttcaca
The sequence above is a segment of the Macaca nemestrina isolate mMacNem1 chromosome 20, mMacNem.hap1, whole genome shotgun sequence genome. Coding sequences within it:
- the LOC105495254 gene encoding cell adhesion molecule CEACAM8 isoform X3; the encoded protein is MGPISAPPCRWCIPWQGLLLTASLFTFWNPPTTAQLTIEAVPSNAAEGKEVLLLVHNLPQDPLGYNWYKGETVDANRRIIGYVIATQVNISGPADSGRETIYPNATLLMQNVTRNDTGSYTLQVITLNLVNEEVTGQFSVHPETPKPSISSNNSNPVEDRDAVALTCEPETQNTTYLWWVNGQSLPVSPRLQLSDGNRTLTLLNVTRNDTGPYECEIQNPVSVNFSDPVTLNVLYASVQGSSPGLSARATVSIMIGILARVALT